A window of Castanea sativa cultivar Marrone di Chiusa Pesio chromosome 1, ASM4071231v1 contains these coding sequences:
- the LOC142617888 gene encoding CST complex subunit CTC1 isoform X5, whose product MDDPTPKLLTISDLIHRNRPITATSSLHSPLPGRPISPKPPKTTYSNPNPNPNPNPNPKTLTPLNNPTTMIGTLTLPINTSPSNPNPNYRCPYNTCLRFSDDSASICCDVLDLDVRIIGKKIRVLAWNFIPLKRGGWFLEIIKWSFLESSGLGLGLGRCSNVDTFPLVSGSSSTTTDDDPKARYQIHGALEFISPVSAVPCNKGGVNSSLRGFLLQVIACECKLCSSKSSKLVLNDSIREHDTHSYTKPVFVYFCGSASSWHPVITKLIGKIVTVLGLKKKLVYIGKEESRLMYVTMEKSALHLSRLSKKWVPREKRVMEGRGECGSYKGVIRGVYMKGMVVELDNEVWLLLTDHLLTPPHSLRVGALISVRNVHFVNPKFSWKKMLILGACFKTSIVVESFSPLETGNHVVSQSQSMLGKFVESLVFSARLWVLLVISCFRKKFSGMTNEEILGSKHKEGLAQVYASLHLPPPVFRSRHGLFMEVCNHDQCGCGSEVYSNNFKLLLYQVMPISSFICHCEATWMRMLQRENDCKNICENNQFNLQSCEGRFYGQSIKKIITSEDMGISLLGSLKVSLSSGRLQLVDATGSIDVLIPDLPSTCNTHSIYEVIDYSLIIEGEPHLIDHLGLLDDESISCRSIFQCIPLARDINLAVYIYFHLRDATCRNLPFYPCIDKKDDFGKLEGGAFHLLRVTHKFPVLQKLNADMAVSNTSSLFIEAIILPWDLFLNGDGLPTKVSREQLEEPMECCAGENYPEHASLKRRKIDHASIRALSAGVMYDCSKPDRGLSSCSNSYAQFNEKQMSFNLSSYHKISCSITARGVNCNSIVSSGTLQCTSSSLNGGGGCRPSARKVLLEIKPESFFMYQFLQIGGYYITKHHGDDSFCKKVSDYVSDVKVLINSGIHMWSLSYAFDEVFPDNVHIIFPANVRDFLEANLEGLEDGLVKRIVPPKEITNDSLSMVSTDCSCLFPEGNVSSLRGQVVSFYSMDHSSIDAHLSCESLGDILQTRFFQGVIRSFCIHVLVDHHIVRICGSLNKRAIPVGFGPGAYATFHRILDRGGKNSFMLTPVTFIVINSISAVSEPYNDKYINSWRASDVHNDAAPDTVSSGLISDLIQRVDCKTMRFRCRVVAIHILVLEKRRNVKYDDLQSKDTSRSPFVDIPFAGFVLDDGSSSSFCWANAERAATLLRLHEKLPQGAFENCGWTSKWAQIDGNACSTIIYHIERIIRNHDRITVKNHGSMFDSSYQDLAVSVSSDNALSCSDENLLKFIIFNACFGTFWNVVASVMDSSTVRQLGKEHLSGMETTVHATQNIWAREVCYTNLLTDGRYLIQELLNR is encoded by the exons TCGATGTTCGGATCATCGGCAAGAAAATCCGCGTCCTCGCTTGGAATTTCATTCCCTTGAAGCGCGGCGGCTGGTTCTTGGAGATTATCAAATGGAGTTTCCTCGAATCGAGTGGGCTCGGGCTCGGTCTCGGTCGGTGTTCGAATGTGGATACATTTCCATTGGTTTCAGGTTCTTCATCTACCACCACTGACGATGATCCCAAAGCTCGGTATCAAATTCATGGCGCTCTAGAGTTTATTAGTCCTGTTTCTGCGGTTCCATGCAATAAAGGAGGTGTAAATTCAAGTCTTCGAGGTTTTTTACTTCAAGTTATAGCTTGTGAATGTAAATTATGTAGTTCAAAGAGTTCTAAATTGGTTTTGAATGATTCAATTCGAGAACATGATACTCATTCTTATACAAAACCCGTGTTTGTGTACTTTTGTGGCTCTGCTTCCTCTTGGCATCCTGTAATTACGAAACTTATTGGGAAGATTGTGACGGTTTTGGGGTTGAAGAAGAAGTTGGTGTATATAGGAAAGGAAGAGTCTCGGTTGATGTATGTGACTATGGAGAAATCTGCTTTGCATTTGTCTAGATTGTCTAAGAAATGGGTACCGCGCGAAAAACGTGTGATGGAGGGGAGAGGAGAATGTGGTTCGTATAAGGGTGTAATTAGAGGTGTGTACATGAAAGGGATGGTTGTTGAGCTGGACAATGAAGTGTGGCTTTTGTTAACCGATCATTTACTAACTCCACCGCATAGTCTTAGGGTTGGCGCTCTT ATATCGGTGAGAAATGTTCATTTTGTGAATCCAAAATTTTCTTGGAAGAAAATGCTTATACTGGGGGCTTGCTTCAAGACTAGCATTGTTGTGGAGTCCTTCTCCCCATTGGAAACTGG GAATCATGTAGTTTCACAATCGCAGAGTATGCTGGGGAAGTTTGTTGAGTCCTTAGTATTTTCTGCTAGACTATG GGTATTACTTGTCATTTCATGCTTTAGGAAAAAGTTTTCTGGTATGACAAATGAGGAGATTTTGGGATCAAAACAT AAGGAAGGACTGGCTCAGGTCTATGCTAGTTTACATTTACCTCCGCCAGTATTTCGATCTCGG CATGGATTATTCATGGAAGTATGTAACCATGACCAGTGTGGTTGTGGTAGTGAAGTGTAttctaataatttcaaattg CTCTTATATCAGGTGATGCCCATATCTAGTTTTATCTGTCACTGTGAGGCCACATGGATGAGAATGCTACAGCGGGAAAATGActgtaaaaatatatgtgagAACAACCAATTTAACCTTCAATCTTGTGAAGGGAGATTTTATGGCCAATCAATCAAGAAAATAATTACAAGTGAAGATATGGGCATTAGTTTGCTTGGAAGTCTAAAG gtttctctctcttctgGAAGATTACAGTTGGTTGATGCGACTGGTAGCATTGATGTTCTTATACCAGATCTTCCATCAACCTGTAATACTCACAGCATATATGAG GTAATTGACTATAGTCTGATTATTGAAGGTGAACCTCATTTAATAGATCATTTGGGTTTGCTTGATGATGAGTCAATCTCATGCAGAAGTATATTTCAGTGCATCCCACTGGCAAGAGATATAAACCTAgcagtctatatttattttcatttgaggGATGCAACCTGCAGAAATCTTCCCTTTTATCCTTGTATTGACAAAAAGGATGATTTTGGGAAACTTGAAGGTGGAGCATTTCATCTACTTCGCGTAACACACAAATTTCCTGTGTTGCagaag CTTAATGCTGATATGGCTGTATCAAACACGTCAAGTCTATTTATTGAGGCCATAATTTTGCCTTGGGATTTATTTCTCAATGGAGATGGGCTTCCAACAAAGGTTTCAAGGGAACAGCTGGAGGAACCCATGGAATGTTGTGCTGGTGAAAATTACCCGGAGCATGCTTCTCTCAAGAGACGTAAAATTGATCATGCATCAATCAGAGCATTGAGTGCAGGTGTAATGTATGATTGCAGCAAACCTGACCGTGGACTGAGTTCTTGTTCTAATTCTTATGCTCAATTCAATGAGAAGCAGATGTCTTTCAACTTGAGTTCTTACCATAAAATTTCTTGTTCGATCACTGCTAGAGGTGTTAACTGTAATAGCATAGTTAGTTCAGGTACCTTGCAGTGCACAAGTTCCAGTTtaaatggtggtggtggttgcagACCAAGTGCACGAAAGGTATTGCTGGAGATCAAGCCTGAAAGTTTTTTCATGTATCAG TTTTTGCAGATTGGTGGTTATTACATCACAAAACATCATGGAGATgattctttttgtaaaaaagtttctGATTATGTCAGTGATGTTAAAGTTCTTATTAATTCTGGAATACATATGTGGAGCCTTTCATATGCTTTTGATGAGGTTTTTCCTGATA ATGTTCATATTATTTTCCCTGCAAATGTAAGAGATTTCTTGGAGGCAAATCTTGAGGGTTTGGAAGATGGCCTGGTCAAACGAATTGTGCCACCTAAAGAAATCACTAATGATTCTCTGTCTATGGTGTCCACTGATTGTAGTTGCCTATTTCCTGAGGGAAATGTATCATCTTTACGGGGGCAGGTGGTTTCCTTTTATAGCATGGACCATAGTTCCATTGATGCACATCTGAGCTGTGAAAGCCTCGGTGATATTCTCCAGACAAGATTCTTTCAGGGAGTTATAAGAAGTTTTTGTATTCATGTTTTGGTTGACCATCACATC GTGAGGATCTGTGGTTCCCTGAATAAACGTGCTATTCCTGTTGGATTCGGACCTGGAGCATATGCAACATTCCATCGAATTCTTGACAGGGG GGGAAAGAATAGCTTTATGTTGACACCTGTAACATTTATTGTAATCAACTCCATCAGTGCAGTCAGTGAACCCTACAATGACAAATATATCAATTCTTGGCGTGCTTCAGATGTGCACAATGATGCTGCTCCAGATACTGTTTCTTCAGGACTGATTTCTGATTTGATTCAAAGAGTGGATTGCAAGACAATGAGGTTTCGTTGCAGG GTTGTTGCTATCCATATACTGGTTCTGGAGAAGAGGAGGAATGTAAAATATGATGATTTACAATCAAAAGATACCTCCAGGTCACCCTTTGTTGACATCCCATTTGctggttttgttttgg ATGATGGGTCATCCTCTTCTTTTTGCTGGGCCAACGCTGAAAGAGCAGCAACCTTGCTGAGGCTGCATGAAAAACTCCCACAGGGAGCTTTTGAAAACTGTGGCTGGACTTCAAAGTGGGCTCAGATAGATGGCAATGCCTGTAGCACAATCATTTACCATATTGAGAGAATAATCAGAAACCATGATAGAATTACAGTGAAGAATCATGGGTCAATGTTTGATTCTTCTTATCAAGACCTTGCTGTTTCTGTCAGTTCAGATAACGCCCTCAGTTGCTCAGATGAGAACCTCCTTAAGTTCATAATCTTCAATGCTTGCTTTGGCACATTCTGG AATGTTGTTGCAAGTGTGATGGATTCAAGCACTGTTAGGCAATTGGGGAAAGAACACCTTTCAGGAATGGAGACGACTGTGCATGCCACACAAAACATATGGGCTAGGGAAGTTTGTTACACAAATCTACTTACTGATGGCAGGTATTTGATCCAAGAACTGCTTAATAGGTAA
- the LOC142617888 gene encoding CST complex subunit CTC1 isoform X2 codes for MDDPTPKLLTISDLIHRNRPITATSSLHSPLPGRPISPKPPKTTYSNPNPNPNPNPNPKTLTPLNNPTTMIGTLTLPINTSPSNPNPNYRCPYNTCLRFSDDSASICCDVLDLDVRIIGKKIRVLAWNFIPLKRGGWFLEIIKWSFLESSGLGLGLGRCSNVDTFPLVSGSSSTTTDDDPKARYQIHGALEFISPVSAVPCNKGGVNSSLRGFLLQVIACECKLCSSKSSKLVLNDSIREHDTHSYTKPVFVYFCGSASSWHPVITKLIGKIVTVLGLKKKLVYIGKEESRLMYVTMEKSALHLSRLSKKWVPREKRVMEGRGECGSYKGVIRGVYMKGMVVELDNEVWLLLTDHLLTPPHSLRVGALISVRNVHFVNPKFSWKKMLILGACFKTSIVVESFSPLETGNHVVSQSQSMLGKFVESLVFSARLWVLLVISCFRKKFSGMTNEEILGSKHKEGLAQVYASLHLPPPVFRSRHGLFMEVCNHDQCGCGSEVYSNNFKLLLYQVMPISSFICHCEATWMRMLQRENDCKNICENNQFNLQSCEGRFYGQSIKKIITSEDMGISLLGSLKVSLSSGRLQLVDATGSIDVLIPDLPSTCNTHSIYEVIDYSLIIEGEPHLIDHLGLLDDESISCRSIFQCIPLARDINLAVYIYFHLRDATCRNLPFYPCIDKKDDFGKLEGGAFHLLRVTHKFPVLQKLNADMAVSNTSSLFIEAIILPWDLFLNGDGLPTKVSREQLEEPMECCAGENYPEHASLKRRKIDHASIRALSAGVMYDCSKPDRGLSSCSNSYAQFNEKQMSFNLSSYHKISCSITARGVNCNSIVSSGTLQCTSSSLNGGGGCRPSARKVLLEIKPESFFMYQIGGYYITKHHGDDSFCKKVSDYVSDVKVLINSGIHMWSLSYAFDEVFPDSNSSDHRVFSSSSFSNNEALSKNKLEHLQVFTENSPNTCSDVHIIFPANVRDFLEANLEGLEDGLVKRIVPPKEITNDSLSMVSTDCSCLFPEGNVSSLRGQVVSFYSMDHSSIDAHLSCESLGDILQTRFFQGVIRSFCIHVLVDHHIVRICGSLNKRAIPVGFGPGAYATFHRILDRGGKNSFMLTPVTFIVINSISAVSEPYNDKYINSWRASDVHNDAAPDTVSSGLISDLIQRVDCKTMRFRCRVVAIHILVLEKRRNVKYDDLQSKDTSRSPFVDIPFAGFVLDDGSSSSFCWANAERAATLLRLHEKLPQGAFENCGWTSKWAQIDGNACSTIIYHIERIIRNHDRITVKNHGSMFDSSYQDLAVSVSSDNALSCSDENLLKFIIFNACFGTFWNVVASVMDSSTVRQLGKEHLSGMETTVHATQNIWAREVCYTNLLTDGRYLIQELLNR; via the exons TCGATGTTCGGATCATCGGCAAGAAAATCCGCGTCCTCGCTTGGAATTTCATTCCCTTGAAGCGCGGCGGCTGGTTCTTGGAGATTATCAAATGGAGTTTCCTCGAATCGAGTGGGCTCGGGCTCGGTCTCGGTCGGTGTTCGAATGTGGATACATTTCCATTGGTTTCAGGTTCTTCATCTACCACCACTGACGATGATCCCAAAGCTCGGTATCAAATTCATGGCGCTCTAGAGTTTATTAGTCCTGTTTCTGCGGTTCCATGCAATAAAGGAGGTGTAAATTCAAGTCTTCGAGGTTTTTTACTTCAAGTTATAGCTTGTGAATGTAAATTATGTAGTTCAAAGAGTTCTAAATTGGTTTTGAATGATTCAATTCGAGAACATGATACTCATTCTTATACAAAACCCGTGTTTGTGTACTTTTGTGGCTCTGCTTCCTCTTGGCATCCTGTAATTACGAAACTTATTGGGAAGATTGTGACGGTTTTGGGGTTGAAGAAGAAGTTGGTGTATATAGGAAAGGAAGAGTCTCGGTTGATGTATGTGACTATGGAGAAATCTGCTTTGCATTTGTCTAGATTGTCTAAGAAATGGGTACCGCGCGAAAAACGTGTGATGGAGGGGAGAGGAGAATGTGGTTCGTATAAGGGTGTAATTAGAGGTGTGTACATGAAAGGGATGGTTGTTGAGCTGGACAATGAAGTGTGGCTTTTGTTAACCGATCATTTACTAACTCCACCGCATAGTCTTAGGGTTGGCGCTCTT ATATCGGTGAGAAATGTTCATTTTGTGAATCCAAAATTTTCTTGGAAGAAAATGCTTATACTGGGGGCTTGCTTCAAGACTAGCATTGTTGTGGAGTCCTTCTCCCCATTGGAAACTGG GAATCATGTAGTTTCACAATCGCAGAGTATGCTGGGGAAGTTTGTTGAGTCCTTAGTATTTTCTGCTAGACTATG GGTATTACTTGTCATTTCATGCTTTAGGAAAAAGTTTTCTGGTATGACAAATGAGGAGATTTTGGGATCAAAACAT AAGGAAGGACTGGCTCAGGTCTATGCTAGTTTACATTTACCTCCGCCAGTATTTCGATCTCGG CATGGATTATTCATGGAAGTATGTAACCATGACCAGTGTGGTTGTGGTAGTGAAGTGTAttctaataatttcaaattg CTCTTATATCAGGTGATGCCCATATCTAGTTTTATCTGTCACTGTGAGGCCACATGGATGAGAATGCTACAGCGGGAAAATGActgtaaaaatatatgtgagAACAACCAATTTAACCTTCAATCTTGTGAAGGGAGATTTTATGGCCAATCAATCAAGAAAATAATTACAAGTGAAGATATGGGCATTAGTTTGCTTGGAAGTCTAAAG gtttctctctcttctgGAAGATTACAGTTGGTTGATGCGACTGGTAGCATTGATGTTCTTATACCAGATCTTCCATCAACCTGTAATACTCACAGCATATATGAG GTAATTGACTATAGTCTGATTATTGAAGGTGAACCTCATTTAATAGATCATTTGGGTTTGCTTGATGATGAGTCAATCTCATGCAGAAGTATATTTCAGTGCATCCCACTGGCAAGAGATATAAACCTAgcagtctatatttattttcatttgaggGATGCAACCTGCAGAAATCTTCCCTTTTATCCTTGTATTGACAAAAAGGATGATTTTGGGAAACTTGAAGGTGGAGCATTTCATCTACTTCGCGTAACACACAAATTTCCTGTGTTGCagaag CTTAATGCTGATATGGCTGTATCAAACACGTCAAGTCTATTTATTGAGGCCATAATTTTGCCTTGGGATTTATTTCTCAATGGAGATGGGCTTCCAACAAAGGTTTCAAGGGAACAGCTGGAGGAACCCATGGAATGTTGTGCTGGTGAAAATTACCCGGAGCATGCTTCTCTCAAGAGACGTAAAATTGATCATGCATCAATCAGAGCATTGAGTGCAGGTGTAATGTATGATTGCAGCAAACCTGACCGTGGACTGAGTTCTTGTTCTAATTCTTATGCTCAATTCAATGAGAAGCAGATGTCTTTCAACTTGAGTTCTTACCATAAAATTTCTTGTTCGATCACTGCTAGAGGTGTTAACTGTAATAGCATAGTTAGTTCAGGTACCTTGCAGTGCACAAGTTCCAGTTtaaatggtggtggtggttgcagACCAAGTGCACGAAAGGTATTGCTGGAGATCAAGCCTGAAAGTTTTTTCATGTATCAG ATTGGTGGTTATTACATCACAAAACATCATGGAGATgattctttttgtaaaaaagtttctGATTATGTCAGTGATGTTAAAGTTCTTATTAATTCTGGAATACATATGTGGAGCCTTTCATATGCTTTTGATGAGGTTTTTCCTGATAGTAATTCATCTGACCACCGGGTATTCAGTAGTTCTTCTTTCAGCAATAATGAggctctctctaaaaataaacttGAACACCTCCAGGTTTTTACAGAAAATTCTCCTAACACTTGTTCAGATGTTCATATTATTTTCCCTGCAAATGTAAGAGATTTCTTGGAGGCAAATCTTGAGGGTTTGGAAGATGGCCTGGTCAAACGAATTGTGCCACCTAAAGAAATCACTAATGATTCTCTGTCTATGGTGTCCACTGATTGTAGTTGCCTATTTCCTGAGGGAAATGTATCATCTTTACGGGGGCAGGTGGTTTCCTTTTATAGCATGGACCATAGTTCCATTGATGCACATCTGAGCTGTGAAAGCCTCGGTGATATTCTCCAGACAAGATTCTTTCAGGGAGTTATAAGAAGTTTTTGTATTCATGTTTTGGTTGACCATCACATC GTGAGGATCTGTGGTTCCCTGAATAAACGTGCTATTCCTGTTGGATTCGGACCTGGAGCATATGCAACATTCCATCGAATTCTTGACAGGGG GGGAAAGAATAGCTTTATGTTGACACCTGTAACATTTATTGTAATCAACTCCATCAGTGCAGTCAGTGAACCCTACAATGACAAATATATCAATTCTTGGCGTGCTTCAGATGTGCACAATGATGCTGCTCCAGATACTGTTTCTTCAGGACTGATTTCTGATTTGATTCAAAGAGTGGATTGCAAGACAATGAGGTTTCGTTGCAGG GTTGTTGCTATCCATATACTGGTTCTGGAGAAGAGGAGGAATGTAAAATATGATGATTTACAATCAAAAGATACCTCCAGGTCACCCTTTGTTGACATCCCATTTGctggttttgttttgg ATGATGGGTCATCCTCTTCTTTTTGCTGGGCCAACGCTGAAAGAGCAGCAACCTTGCTGAGGCTGCATGAAAAACTCCCACAGGGAGCTTTTGAAAACTGTGGCTGGACTTCAAAGTGGGCTCAGATAGATGGCAATGCCTGTAGCACAATCATTTACCATATTGAGAGAATAATCAGAAACCATGATAGAATTACAGTGAAGAATCATGGGTCAATGTTTGATTCTTCTTATCAAGACCTTGCTGTTTCTGTCAGTTCAGATAACGCCCTCAGTTGCTCAGATGAGAACCTCCTTAAGTTCATAATCTTCAATGCTTGCTTTGGCACATTCTGG AATGTTGTTGCAAGTGTGATGGATTCAAGCACTGTTAGGCAATTGGGGAAAGAACACCTTTCAGGAATGGAGACGACTGTGCATGCCACACAAAACATATGGGCTAGGGAAGTTTGTTACACAAATCTACTTACTGATGGCAGGTATTTGATCCAAGAACTGCTTAATAGGTAA